A portion of the Candida dubliniensis CD36 chromosome R, complete sequence genome contains these proteins:
- a CDS encoding ATPase, putative (Similar to S. cerevisiae KRE33;~In S. cerevisiae: essential protein of unknown function; required for resistance to K1 killer toxin), whose product MGKKAIDARIPALIRNGVQEKQRSFFIIVGDKARNQLPNLHYLMMSADLKMNKSVLWAYKKKLLGFTSHRQKREAKIKKDIKRGIREVNEQDPFEAFISNQHIRYVYYKETEKILGNTYGMCILQDFEAITPNLLARTIETVEGGGLVVILLKNMTSLKQLYTMSMDIHSRYRTEAHDDVVARFNERFLLSLGSCENCLVVDDELNVLPISGGKHVKPLPPKDDDELTPNAKELKELKESLADVQPAGSLVALSKTINQAQAILTFIDVISEKTLRNTVTLTAGRGRGKSAALGIAIAAAISHGYSNIFVTSPSPENLKTLFEFIFKGFDVLGYTEHMDYDIIQSTNPSFNKAIVRVDVKREHRQTIQYISPNDNHVLGQAELLIIDEAAAIPLPIVKKLMGPYLIFMASTINGYEGTGRSLSLKLIQQLRTQSNNATPSETTVVSRDKKSSEITGALTRTLKEVVLDEPIRYAPGDPVEKWLNKLLCLDVSLSKNSKFATKGTPHPSQCQLFYVNRDTLFSYHPVSEAFLQKMMALYVASHYKNSPNDLQLMSDAPAHQLFVLLPPIEAGDNRVPDPLCVIQLALEGEISKESVRKSLSRGQRAGGDLIPWLISQQFQDEEFASLSGARVVRIATNPEYSGMGYGSRAIELLKDYYSGKFTDISESTELNDHTITRVTDSELANASLKDEIKLRDVKTLPPLLLKLSEKAPYYLHYLGVSYGFTSQLHKFWKKSGFTPVYLRQTPNELTGEHTSVVLSVLPGREDKWLHEFSKDFHKRFLSLLSYEFKKFQASQALSIIEAAELGEGDKTTSQTLTKGQLDSLLSPFDLKRLDSYANNLLDYHVIVDMLPLISQLFFSKKTGKDISLSSVQSAILLAIGLQHKDMDQIAKELNLPTNQAMAMFAKIIRKFSTYFRKVLTKAIEESMPNLEDENVDAMNGKETEQIDYKAIEQKLQDDLEEAGDEAIKEMREKQRELINALNLDKYAIAEDAEWDEKSMDKATKGKANVVSVKSGKRKSKENANDIYEKEMKAVKKSRKSKK is encoded by the coding sequence ATGGGTAAAAAAGCAATTGATGCACGTATTCCTGCTTTGATACGTAATGGCGTTCAAGAAAAGCAAAGATCATTTTTTATCATTGTGGGTGATAAAGCTCGTAATCAACTACCAAACTTgcattatttgatgatgagtGCTGACttgaaaatgaataaatctGTGTTATGGGCatacaagaagaaattattaggTTTTACGTCCCACAGACAGAAGCGTGAAGCaaaaatcaagaaagaCATAAAACGTGGAATTAGAGAAGTCAACGAACAAGATCCCTTTGAAGCATTTATATCTAATCAGCATATCAGATATGTTTATTACAAAGAAACTGAAAAGATTTTGGGGAACACTTATGGGATGTGTATCTTACAAGATTTTGAAGCCATCACCCCCAACTTATTAGCCAGAACAATCGAGACCGTAGAAGGTGGTGGATTAGTGGTCATCTTGCTCAAGAATATGACTTCGCTAAAACAGTTGTATACCATGTCTATGGATATACATTCAAGATACAGAACTGAGGCACATGACGATGTTGTTGCAAGATTCAATGAAAGATTTTTACTTTCTTTGGGCTCTTGTGAAAATTGCTTAgtagttgatgatgaattgaatgtTTTGCCTATCTCAGGGGGAAAACATGTAAAACCCTTGCCACCTAAAGATGACGATGAATTGACGCCTAACGCCAAGGAATTAAAGGAATTGAAAGAGAGTCTTGCTGATGTACAACCTGCTGGGTCATTGGTGGCCTTGTCAAAAACTATAAATCAAGCTCAAGCAATATTGACTTTTATTGATGTTATCTCAGAAAAAACATTAAGAAATACAGTCACATTGACTGCAGGAAGAGGTCGTGGTAAATCTGCTGCTTTAGGTATTGCTATTGCTGCAGCCATATCCCATGGATACTCCAACATCTTTGTTACTTCTCCTTCACCTGAGAACTTGAAGACGTTGtttgaattcatttttaaagGTTTTGATGTCTTGGGATATACCGAACATATGGATTATGACATTATTCAGTCTACCAACCCATCTTTTAACAAAGCTATTGTTAGAGTTGATGTCAAAAGAGAGCACAGACAAACAATTCAGTACATTTCACCAAATGATAATCACGTTTTAGGACAAGCagaattattgattattgatgaagCAGCAGCCATACCACTTCCAAttgtgaaaaaattgatgggtccatatttgattttcatgGCTTCTACCATTAATGGTTATGAAGGTACTGGAAGATCATTAtctttaaaattaattcagCAATTGAGAACTCAATCCAATAATGCAACACCTTCTGAAACTACTGTGGTATCCAGAGATAAAAAATCAAGTGAAATCACTGGAGCTTTGACTAGAACCTTGAAGGAAGTTGTATTGGACGAGCCTATAAGATATGCACCAGGCGACCCTGTTGAAAAATGGTTAAACAAATTACTTTGTCTTGATGTTTCTTTATCCAAAAATTCCAAGTTTGCAACAAAGGGTACTCCACATCCATCCCAATGCCAATTATTTTATGTCAACAGAGACACTTTGTTTTCTTACCATCCGGTCTCAGAAGCATTCTTACAAAAGATGATGGCATTGTATGTTGCCTCTCATTACAAGAACTCACCTAATGATTTACAATTGATGAGTGATGCTCCAGCACATCAACTATTTGTATTATTACCCCCAATAGAGGCAGGCGATAATAGAGTACCTGATCCATTGTGTGTTATTCAGTTAGCATTGGAGGGTGAAATATCCAAAGAAAGTGTTAGAAAGTCTTTGTCTCGTGGCCAGAGAGCCGGAGGAGATTTGATACCTTGGTTGATTTCGCAACAATTTCAAGACGAAGAATTTGCCTCGTTATCAGGAGCAAGGGTTGTTAGAATTGCCACCAACCCCGAGTACTCTGGGATGGGTTATGGGTCCAGAGCAATAGAATTATTGAAGGACTATTACTCCGGTAAGTTTACTGATATCAGTGAATCCACTGAGTTAAATGACCACACAATCACAAGAGTCACTGATAGCGAGTTGGCCAACGCATCATTAAAGgatgaaatcaaattgagaGACGTTAAAACATTACCTCCGTtacttttaaaattatcagAAAAAGCCCCTTACTACTTGCACTACTTGGGTGTCTCGTACGGTTTCACATCTCAATTGCACAAATTCTGGAAGAAGTCAGGGTTTACTCCTGTTTATTTAAGGCAAACTCCTAATGAGTTGACTGGAGAACACACTTCTGTTGTTTTAAGTGTATTACCAGGAAGAGAAGATAAATGGTTACACGAATTCTCCAAAGATTTCCACAAAAGATTTTTGAGCTTGTTATCGtatgaattcaaaaaattccAGGCGTCTCAGGCTTTAAGCATTATTGAAGCTGCAGAACTAGGTGAAGGTGATAAAACTACCAGTCAAACATTAACCAAAGGGCAATTAGATCTGTTGTTATCTCCTTTTGATTTAAAGAGATTGGATTCCTATGCCAAcaatttattggattatcatgtaattgttgatatgtTACCACTAATCTcccaattatttttttcgaAAAAAACTGGGAAAGATATTAGTTTATCATCTGTTCAATCTGCCATTTTATTGGCTATTGGATTACAACATAAGGATATGGATCAGATAGCAAAAGAGTTAAACTTACCAACGAACCAGGCCATGGCAATGTTTGCTAAAATAATCCGTAAGTTTTCAACCTATTTCAGAAAAGTTCTCACTAAAGCAATTGAAGAAAGTATGCCGAATTTGGAAGACGAGAATGTCGATGCAATGAATGGAAAGGAAACtgaacaaattgattataaagCGATCGAGCAGAAATTGCAAGATGATTTGGAAGAGGCTGGTGATGAGGcaataaaagaaatgaGAGAAAAACAACGTGAGTTGATTAATGCGCTCAACTTAGATAAATATGCTATTGCAGAAGATGCTGAGTGGGACGAGAAATCGATGGATAAAGCTACTAAAGGAAAAGCAAATGTTGTTAGTGTTAAGAGTGGGAAAAGGAAATCCAAAGAAAATGCTAATGATATCTATGAGAAGGAAATGAAAGCTGTAAAGAAATCAAGGAAAtctaaaaaataa
- a CDS encoding transcriptional activator, putative (Similar to S. cerevisiae HAP3): MNQQNERDIELREQDRWLPIANVARIMKNTLPPTAKVSKDAKECMQECVSEFISFITSEASDKCLKEKRKTINGEDILYSMYDLGFENYAEVLKIYLAKYREARK; encoded by the coding sequence ATGAATCAACAAAACGAAAGAGATATAGAGTTAAGAGAGCAAGACCGTTGGTTACCAATAGCTAATGTTGCTagaataatgaaaaataccTTACCTCCTACAGCAAAAGTTTCAAAAGATGCTAAGGAATGTATGCAAGAATGTGTTTCTGAATTCATATCGTTCATAACAAGCGAAGCAAGTGACAAAtgtttaaaagaaaagagaaagacCATCAATGGGGAAgatatattatattcaatGTACGATTTGGGATTTGAGAATTATGCAGAAGTCTTGAAGATTTATCTTGCCAAATACCGAGAAGCGAGAAAGTAG
- a CDS encoding meiosis-specific transcription factor, putative (Similar to S. cerevisiae NDT80) yields the protein MTKLSFHKKQKSKNRACNLDFKSDSALELLSSKSKVAPRSGLQFKIGPPFQQTIQVSHLFIKELNQPVVPILNARIDRGFDLTNNEWVGYKRNYFSVVASFSFEDYGTNKSILQTNGFFIVSDEKEYQVKQFSIRLVSKSVQDNTEISLMQHTAKRDRGPIAEPPIVPVITGSIPSHIVVKEGSNIRKVSKIRQFDSLFFQDYSTLPILQAGSILNNYDKNKDYVKVVKYERIQFSSAINCKKQSITEKKRFILQIQLLAALSGENTYAIIAISNTPSLIIRGRSPSSYNSQGEGGEQAQGIEFDEDVQSCLTTVNDKYNAYPESRDLGEFSIIDNLQKNKENFEILKGYDSMDSYTINTMMSSEVTGSNWLGCSKLTFEEQPELSSQQGFPDMKLYSSLSPVPGLLEQDSEPESLEPSYFLMKCRALVLESSETMMASRQNTFSKEFLNHKQQAANLAYKIFDDGVEDEESDGDIVSKYVTPSDVMTA from the coding sequence ATGACTAAACTCTCCTTCCATAAAAAgcaaaaatcaaagaataGAGCTTGTAATCTTGATTTCAAGTCTGATTCTGCATTAGAACTTTTGAGCTCCAAATCGAAAGTTGCTCCTAGATCAGGACTACAATTTAAGATAGGTCCCCCTTTTCAACAAACTATTCAGGTGTCTCACTTATTtataaaagaattgaacCAACCAGTTGTTCCTATTTTGAATGCACGTATTGATAGAGGTTTTGATTTGACAAACAATGAATGGGTGGGGTATAAGCGGAACTATTTTTCGGTAGTTGCCTCGTTTTCATTTGAAGATTATGGGACCAATAAATCGATTTTGCAGACAAATGGATTTTTCATTGTGTctgatgaaaaagaatatcaGGTTAAGCAATTTTCTATTAGATTAGTCAGCAAATCAGTCCAAGACAACACAGAAATTAGTTTGATGCAACATACAGCAAAAAGAGATCGGGGACCTATTGCAGAGCCACCAATTGTTCCTGTAATCACGGGATCTATCCCCAGTCACATTGTTGTGAAAGAAGGCTCAAATATACGAAAGGTCTCCAAAATTAGACAGTTTGATTCGTTGTTTTTCCAAGACTATAGCACCCTACCAATATTACAAGCTGGGTcaattttaaacaattatgataaaaataaagacTATGTTAAAGTTGTCAAGTATGAAAGAATTCAGTTCTCTTCTGCAATCAACTGCAAAAAACAATCCATTACAGAGAAAAAAAGGTTTATATTGCAAATTCAACTTTTAGCAGCTCTAAGTGGTGAGAACACCTATGCCATAATAGCCATATCGAATACTCCATCTTTGATAATTAGAGGTCGCTCGCCTTCTTCGTACAATAGTCAAGGAGAAGGTGGCGAACAAGCTCAGGGTATTGAATTCGACGAGGATGTGCAATCTTGTTTGACAACTGTGAATGACAAATACAATGCCTACCCTGAATCACGAGATCTTGGtgaattttcaataatcgACAATCTTCAAAAGAATAAAGAAAACTTTGAAATCTTAAAAGGCTATGATAGCATGGATTCTTATACTATAAACACCATGATGCTGAGTGAAGTTACTGGTAGTAACTGGTTGGGTTGCAGTAAATTAACTTTTGAAGAACAACCAGAACTTAGTTCGCAACAAGGATTTCCAGACATGAAATTATATTCAAGTTTAAGCCCTGTGCCAGGATTGCTTGAACAGGACTCGGAACCAGAACTGCTTGAACCAAGTTATTTCCTAATGAAGTGCAGGGCATTGGTCTTAGAGAGTTCAGAAACTATGATGGCCAGTCGCCAGAACACATTCTCAAAGGAATTTCTCAACCATAAACAACAAGCTGCAAATCTTGCttataaaatatttgatgatggtgTTGAAGATGAGGAAAGTGATGGAGatattgtttcaaaatatgTAACACCTTCAGATGTAATGACAGCTTAA
- a CDS encoding RNA processing complex subunit, putative (Similar to S. cerevisiae LSM2;~spliced gene): protein MLFFSFFKTLVDQEVTVELKNDIEIKGTLKSVDQFLNLKLDNITCTNGQRYPYLGAVKNLFIRGSNVRYVHMNPNSVDCTLLQDASRREAMVQASK from the exons ATGTtatttttcagttttttcAAGACATTAGTCGATCAAGAAGTGACGGTGGAGTTAAAgaatgatattgaaatcaaagGTACTTTGAAATCAGTGGACCAATTCTTGAACTTGAAATTAGATAACATTACCTGCACGAATGGACAACGATACCCCTACTTAGGTGCTGTGAAGAACTTATTTATAAGAGGATCCAATGTACGCTACGTTCATATGAATCCAAATAGCGTCGATTGTACTTTATTACAGGATGCATCAAGAAGAG AGGCTATGGTTCAAGCAAGTAAATAA
- a CDS encoding oligosaccharide translocation protein, putative (Similar to S. cerevisiae RFT1), with the protein MSVSSSKHPSNDANVANQSVQGVSHLIVVQIMAKLLTFVLNQLIIRYLSPSIIGATTYLEFICSTILFFSRESIRLSVQRVRNNSNNKDYVAQKVINFGVLAIALAFPIFCAIGYWQLNYSSVMDKLFLSPFYKPVIVLFVASVILELLVEPIYCLYQFQLDFGKRSKFEGSAIFVKCIVSVLSILLARQYFFGQNFEAAAICAFALAQFGYSMTLFACYFTSFKFEFQNHEIKYSLVKLKDENAREFYFERDTLIIVKGFFVQMIFKQFLTEGDKLLTSHLCTIEEQGMYAVMANYGSIIARLLFQPLEESTRLMFTKLLNDNSGSETEEKTKKSESSKYTQTFNYLKLISIFYFNLSLIILFAGVTSGPYLLKLLMGGRASNWENTDIFKLFPQYIVYLPFLAFNGILEALFSSMATNSDLKNFSKFMTLITILVLLISFLLIDALNLRISGLILANIFNMSSRIGYCYFKISKFYSNEHVKISFVDIIRYSYPSIMITSIIWIIQFFIIGQNTTNFSQLILNACFSFVLLILLMIVESENLKKPFERVTGKLLKTKLD; encoded by the coding sequence ATGTCGGTATCGAGTAGCAAGCATCCTAGTAATGATGCTAATGTTGCAAATCAGTCTGTTCAAGGTGTCAGCCACTTGATAGTTGTTCAAATTATGGCCAAATTGCTcacttttgttttgaatcAGTTGATAATCAGGTACTTATCACCGTCAATTATTGGTGCAACTACATATTTGGAATTCATTTGTTCAACAATACTATTTTTCAGTCGAGAGTCAATTAGATTATCCGTGCAAAGAGTTCGCAATAACTCGAATAATAAAGATTATGTTGCTCAAAAAGTGATTAATTTTGGAGTTTTAGCAATAGCATTGGCTTTCCCTATTTTCTGTGCCATTGGGTATTGGCAACTCAATTATTCACTGGTGATGGATAAGTTGTTTTTATCTCCCTTTTATAAACCGGTTATTGTCTTGTTTGTAGCGCTGGTCATTTTGGAATTGCTTGTTGAGCCTATATACTGTTTGtatcaattccaattgGATTTTGGTAAGCGGTCAAAGTTCGAAGGGTCAGCTATTTTTGTCAAATGCATAGTTTCGGTTTTGTCAATTTTACTTGCTCGAcagtatttttttggtcAGAATTTTGAAGCTGCAGCAATTTGTGCCTTTGCCTTGGCTCAATTTGGTTATTCAATGACTTTATTTGCATGTTACTTCACATCCTTTAAATTTGAGTTTCAGAATCatgaaataaaatacaGTTTGGTCAAACTAAAAGATGAGAACGCAAGggaattttattttgaaaggGACACTTTAATCATTGTTAAAGGATTTTTTGTACAAATGATTTTTAAGCAGTTTCTCACGGAAGGGGATAAACTACTTACTAGTCATCTCTGTACAATTGAGGAACAGGGAATGTATGCTGTTATGGCAAATTATGGCTCAATAATTGCGAGATTGTTGTTCCAACCATTGGAGGAGTCAACACGATTAATGTTCACAAAACTCttaaatgataattcaGGCTCTGAAACAGAGGAGAAAACCAAGAAACTGGAATCCTCCAAGTATACTCAGAcatttaattatttgaagttaatatcaattttttactTTAATTTGagtttgattattttgtttgCAGGTGTCACTAGTGGTCCGTATTTGCTAAAGCTTTTAATGGGTGGAAGAGCTTCCAACTGGGAAAATACAGATATATTTAAACTTTTCCCCCAATACATAGTGTATCTTCCATTTCTTGCTTTTAATGGAATTTTGGAGGCTTTGTTTTCAAGCATGGCAACTAATTCAGacttgaaaaatttttcaaaattcatGACATTAATTACCATCTTGGTGTTGCTAATTCTGTTCTTACTTATTGATGCTTTGAATTTAAGAATATCGGGCTTAATTTTGGCAAACATATTTAACATGAGTTCAAGAATAGGGTATTGTTACTTTaagatttcaaaattctATTCAAATGAACATGTGAAAATCTCTTTTGTCGATATCATCAGATATAGTTATCCATCCATTATGATTACTTCAATAATATGGATAATTCAGTTTTTCATAATAGGACAAAATACCACTAATTTTTCACAGTTAATCCTAAACGcttgtttttcatttgtGTTGTTAATACTATTGATGATTGTGGAAAGCGAAAACTTAAAGAAACCATTTGAAAGAGTGACAGGTAAGTTATTGAAAACTAAATTAGATTAA
- a CDS encoding nicotinamide riboside kinase, putative (Similar to S. cerevisiae NRK1), with the protein MTISGIENNNIGNQVLLVALGGASSSGKTTVAKALKLLIPSSVLIHLDDFYFTDSDIPVDPETGYQNWDCPQAIDFDRFTECLQNLKKGVFTSVKSIEPSESDLKLSKEEEIHFAKEITNNSQKFVKKKIVLVDGFMLFHDPNIIKLFDIKLFFHAPFDTLKSRREARKGYTTAEGFWVDPPNYFSKIVWPAYVKSHAYLYQEEKVDSNELNQQIVQRYDLVDVDNNDTTRLYALVETSLSSIINHL; encoded by the coding sequence ATGACTATTAGTGGAATtgagaataataatattggaAACCAGGTCCTTTTAGTTGCCCTTGGTGGTGCCTCATCTTCTGGTAAAACCACCGTTGCAAAAGCACTCAAGTTATTAATTCCTAGTTCTGTCCTAATACATTTGGATGACTTTTATTTTACAGATTCCGATATTCCTGTTGATCCTGAGACTGGATATCAAAATTGGGATTGTCCGCAAGCCATAGACTTTGATAGATTTACAGAATGtcttcaaaatttgaaaaaaggGGTATTCACAAGtgtcaaatcaattgagCCAAGCGAATCCGATTTGAAGTTACTgaaggaagaagaaattcaTTTTGCTAAAGAGATTACAAATAACAGTCAGAAGTTTgtcaaaaagaaaatagtATTAGTGGACGGGTTTATGTTATTTCATGACcctaatattattaaattgtttgataTAAAATTGTTCTTTCATGCCCCATTTGATACATTAAAGTCTAGACGCGAAGCCAGAAAAGGTTACACTACTGCTGAGGGGTTTTGGGTTGATCCTCCTAATTACTTCTCCAAAATTGTGTGGCCAGCGTATGTCAAGAGTCACGCATATTTATATCAGGAAGAGAAGGTAGATAGCAACGAATTGAATCAGCAAATAGTTCAAAGGTATGATCTAGTTGATGTGGACAATAATGATACCACTAGGCTTTATGCGTTGGTAGAGAcgtcattatcatcaattattaatcaCTTGTAA